One Paenibacillus sp. FSL W8-0186 genomic window carries:
- a CDS encoding DUF1259 domain-containing protein, whose protein sequence is MKISEALCKRLANILGGTGMSNGKSCSIMIERKLNAKILGRNYETEHEVTIQSLQNGTTLNTGEITLLQSEVQRFINAVRKRNIKVTAIHNHWLFEKPRLIYLHIESVENPIVFARKLRAALNVLKK, encoded by the coding sequence ATGAAAATCTCAGAAGCCCTTTGTAAACGCCTGGCCAATATCCTTGGCGGAACAGGCATGTCTAATGGCAAAAGCTGCTCGATCATGATTGAAAGAAAATTAAATGCAAAAATCCTTGGAAGAAATTATGAAACTGAACATGAAGTAACGATTCAATCCCTCCAAAACGGAACGACTCTTAACACTGGGGAAATTACACTACTACAGTCCGAGGTGCAGCGCTTTATTAATGCAGTTCGAAAACGAAATATCAAAGTAACCGCAATTCATAACCATTGGTTATTTGAAAAGCCTAGATTGATCTATCTGCATATTGAATCAGTTGAAAATCCAATCGTGTTTGCCAGAAAATTAAGAGCCGCTTTGAACGTTCTTAAAAAATAG
- the glnA gene encoding type I glutamate--ammonia ligase, whose protein sequence is MSYSKEDILRIAKEENVRFIRLQFTDLLGTIKNVEIPVSQLEKALDNKMMFDGSSIEGYVRIEESDMYLYPDLDTWVIFPWVAEDRVARLICDVYMTDGTPFSGDPRNILKRALKEAEAMGYTAMNVGPEPEFFLFKTDEKGNPTMELNDQGGYFDLAPTDLGENCRREIVLTLEEMGFEIEASHHEVAPGQHEIDFKYADAIKAADQIQTFKLVVKTIARQHGLHATFMPKPLYGVSGSGMHCHQSLFKGNVNAFYDESDSLGLSKDARHYMAGILQHARAFAAVTNPTVNSYKRLVPGYEAPCYVAWSSSNRSPMIRIPASRGLSTRVEVRNPDPAANPYLALAVMLRAGLDGIKNELPLVAPVDRNIYVMSEEELIEEGIPSLPSDLKEALNEMIKSEVICDALGEHARTHLYELKEIEWDMYRTQVHEWERDHYMTLY, encoded by the coding sequence TTGAGTTATTCCAAAGAAGACATTTTACGCATTGCCAAAGAAGAGAACGTGCGATTTATCCGTTTGCAATTTACTGATTTGCTCGGAACGATCAAGAACGTAGAAATTCCTGTCAGCCAATTGGAAAAAGCGCTTGATAACAAAATGATGTTCGACGGATCTTCCATTGAAGGATACGTTCGTATCGAGGAGTCCGATATGTATCTGTACCCGGATCTGGATACGTGGGTTATTTTCCCATGGGTGGCCGAGGATCGTGTGGCACGGCTGATCTGTGATGTGTACATGACGGATGGCACACCATTCTCCGGAGACCCGCGCAACATTCTGAAGCGCGCGCTGAAGGAAGCGGAAGCGATGGGATATACCGCCATGAACGTAGGTCCTGAGCCTGAATTTTTCCTCTTCAAAACCGATGAAAAAGGCAACCCGACGATGGAGCTGAATGACCAAGGCGGTTATTTCGACCTTGCTCCAACGGATCTTGGGGAGAACTGCCGTCGCGAAATCGTCCTCACCCTCGAAGAAATGGGCTTTGAAATTGAAGCATCCCACCATGAAGTTGCTCCAGGTCAACATGAAATTGACTTCAAATATGCAGATGCCATCAAGGCGGCTGACCAAATTCAAACATTCAAGCTTGTGGTGAAGACGATTGCCCGTCAACACGGCTTGCATGCGACATTCATGCCTAAACCGCTGTACGGCGTAAGCGGCTCCGGTATGCATTGTCACCAATCCTTATTTAAAGGGAACGTCAACGCGTTCTATGATGAAAGCGACAGCCTTGGTCTTAGCAAAGACGCTCGTCATTACATGGCCGGTATTTTGCAGCATGCCCGCGCATTCGCTGCGGTAACGAACCCAACTGTTAACTCCTACAAGCGTCTTGTTCCAGGCTACGAAGCGCCTTGCTATGTGGCTTGGTCGTCCAGCAACCGCAGCCCGATGATCCGTATCCCGGCATCTCGCGGATTAAGTACGCGCGTTGAAGTTCGCAACCCGGACCCTGCTGCCAACCCATACCTGGCCCTGGCTGTTATGCTGCGAGCTGGCCTCGACGGCATCAAGAACGAACTGCCGCTTGTTGCGCCAGTTGACCGCAACATCTATGTGATGTCTGAGGAAGAGCTGATTGAGGAAGGCATTCCAAGCCTGCCGTCCGATCTGAAAGAGGCGCTGAACGAAATGATCAAGAGCGAAGTCATTTGCGATGCGCTTGGCGAGCATGCCCGCACTCATCTGTATGAATTGAAAGAGATCGAGTGGGATATGTATAGAACTCAAGTTCACGAGTGGGAACGCGACCACTATATGACGTTGTATTAA
- the hflX gene encoding GTPase HflX, whose amino-acid sequence MTNSLYETNTELPDRAILVSLTTQEVKNGGVDPAYSMDELVQLALTAGVEVADTLVQNRDKPDPKWFIGKGKVDELHEAIQDFNVTTVIFDQELSGAQVRNLEDILDVKIIDRTQLILDIFAQRAKTREGIIQVELAQLTYLLPRLSGHGKNLSRLGGGIGTRGPGESKLETDRRHIRRRIGELKRQLEEVTRHRKLHRERRKETGVVHLALVGYTNAGKSTLLKALTAADVYIENQLFATLDPTTRSLELPSGKEVIITDTVGFIQNLPHDLVAAFRATLEEANEADLILHVVDASSPMREDQMEIVQRILEQLGAGSTPQLVLFNKKDMCSPERLEMLPSGKGYLKVSAFDEGDLLRIREAVQQHLYGGTFTFRIPAQRGDLASLLYRVGNVIDRSIEEDVIVYRVILNQKDYEKYGSALASYRMEHNT is encoded by the coding sequence ATGACGAATTCGCTGTACGAGACGAATACGGAATTACCTGACCGGGCGATCCTGGTCAGCCTGACTACGCAGGAAGTGAAGAACGGCGGGGTCGACCCCGCCTATTCCATGGATGAGCTGGTGCAGCTGGCACTGACCGCAGGGGTCGAGGTGGCGGACACCCTTGTCCAAAACCGGGATAAGCCCGATCCGAAATGGTTTATCGGCAAAGGGAAGGTCGATGAGTTGCACGAAGCAATCCAGGATTTTAATGTGACCACAGTCATCTTCGACCAGGAGCTGTCGGGGGCTCAGGTACGGAATCTCGAGGATATTCTCGATGTAAAGATTATTGACCGGACGCAGCTGATTTTGGATATTTTCGCCCAGCGCGCAAAGACGCGGGAAGGGATCATTCAGGTGGAGCTGGCTCAGCTCACCTATTTGCTGCCGCGCCTGTCCGGCCATGGCAAAAATTTGTCCAGGCTGGGCGGCGGAATCGGCACCCGCGGTCCGGGCGAGAGCAAGCTGGAGACGGACCGCCGGCACATCCGGCGGCGTATTGGAGAGCTGAAGCGGCAGTTGGAGGAAGTGACCCGCCACCGCAAGCTGCACCGGGAACGCCGCAAGGAGACGGGCGTCGTTCATTTGGCATTGGTGGGTTACACCAACGCCGGCAAATCGACGCTGCTCAAAGCGTTGACTGCGGCGGACGTATATATCGAAAATCAGCTGTTCGCCACGCTTGATCCGACCACCCGTTCATTGGAGCTGCCGAGCGGCAAAGAGGTCATCATCACCGATACGGTTGGCTTTATTCAGAATTTGCCGCATGATCTGGTTGCCGCCTTCCGGGCCACACTGGAGGAAGCGAACGAAGCGGACCTTATTTTACATGTCGTTGACGCTTCTTCGCCGATGCGGGAGGATCAGATGGAAATCGTGCAGCGGATTCTGGAGCAGCTCGGCGCGGGAAGCACGCCGCAGCTCGTGCTGTTCAACAAGAAGGATATGTGTTCCCCGGAGCGGCTGGAAATGCTTCCGTCCGGAAAGGGATACCTCAAAGTGAGCGCCTTTGATGAAGGCGATCTACTGCGTATCCGGGAAGCGGTACAGCAGCATTTGTACGGAGGGACTTTTACGTTCCGCATTCCAGCGCAGCGCGGGGATCTTGCTTCCTTGCTATATCGCGTAGGGAATGTGATCGATAGAAGCATTGAGGAAGACGTCATTGTCTACCGTGTCATCCTTAACCAGAAGGATTATGAGAAATACGGCTCGGCGCTGGCGTCTTATCGAATGGAGCATAACACATAA
- a CDS encoding helix-turn-helix domain-containing protein, protein MYTLLIADDEALEREGLELMIRHMLPDTFKFLHAENGRRAIQLAEEARPDFIFMDIKMPGIQGLEAVREILAKYPATRIVMITAHDYFTYAKESLALGVRDYLLKPAKREEVLEVLKTLIAETEEARRERDERLEMQEKLSQLLPLAENELSLMLMLECVQEIEVEQLAHLLNLQWPKGYAMVLSFARHAAKDWEGFQLVKKEVYEAIKQFAKPNLSCLVSPVVGHQMALFIPLPPGQPGYSQRVKSLEWGERVKNLIEERFHLTVSVGIGSIREGWDGMSRSYREAVRVCADDQDLFSVRHYDDIAQSSGQRVITLDEEKKLLDALLRQDKLEAANRFALFWERLMESEPAHLPRLRGEVIGLLLYLSRSTQAGDGAELISTLSAIEDRETLRQGAQLWLDTFIDGLKEEKERGRSHVLQRALLYIGQKYKEDISMEQSAEYVNLSPYYFSKLFKQHTGENFIDYVTRLRMEEAKRLIGEQRLSLKEICFEVGYNDPNYFSRVFKKTTGMTPTEYRQQLEKPSPC, encoded by the coding sequence GTGTACACCTTGCTTATTGCGGATGATGAAGCCCTTGAACGTGAGGGGCTGGAGCTGATGATCCGGCATATGCTGCCGGATACCTTTAAGTTTCTCCATGCGGAGAACGGCAGACGTGCCATTCAGCTTGCAGAGGAGGCGCGGCCGGATTTTATCTTTATGGATATCAAGATGCCTGGGATTCAAGGGCTCGAGGCGGTTAGGGAAATACTGGCGAAGTATCCGGCGACAAGGATCGTGATGATTACGGCCCATGATTACTTCACCTATGCCAAGGAAAGCCTGGCATTGGGGGTACGGGACTATCTGCTTAAACCGGCCAAGCGGGAGGAAGTGCTCGAGGTGCTGAAAACGCTGATCGCGGAGACGGAAGAGGCGCGGCGGGAGAGGGATGAGCGGCTGGAAATGCAGGAGAAGCTGTCTCAGCTGCTGCCGCTGGCGGAGAATGAGCTGTCACTCATGCTGATGCTGGAATGCGTGCAGGAGATCGAGGTGGAGCAGCTGGCCCATTTATTGAACTTGCAGTGGCCGAAGGGATATGCGATGGTGCTGTCTTTTGCCCGGCATGCCGCCAAAGATTGGGAAGGTTTCCAGCTCGTCAAAAAAGAAGTCTACGAAGCTATCAAGCAGTTCGCCAAGCCGAATCTCTCCTGCCTGGTCAGTCCCGTGGTCGGGCACCAGATGGCGTTATTTATTCCTTTGCCTCCTGGTCAGCCGGGGTATTCCCAGCGCGTGAAATCGCTCGAGTGGGGCGAACGTGTAAAGAATCTCATCGAGGAACGATTCCATCTCACCGTGTCTGTAGGCATTGGTTCAATCCGTGAAGGCTGGGACGGGATGAGCCGGTCTTACCGAGAAGCCGTCCGCGTATGCGCGGATGATCAGGATCTCTTCAGTGTCCGGCATTATGACGATATTGCGCAAAGCTCGGGACAGAGGGTTATTACGCTTGACGAAGAGAAGAAGCTGCTGGATGCGCTGCTGCGGCAGGATAAGCTGGAGGCGGCGAACCGGTTTGCCCTGTTCTGGGAACGGCTGATGGAGAGCGAGCCTGCCCATTTGCCGCGTCTGCGGGGAGAGGTGATTGGATTGCTCTTATATTTAAGCCGGAGTACGCAAGCTGGGGATGGGGCGGAATTAATCAGTACTTTAAGCGCCATAGAGGACCGGGAAACATTAAGGCAGGGCGCGCAGCTGTGGCTGGATACGTTCATCGATGGCCTGAAGGAGGAAAAGGAACGCGGCCGTTCGCATGTGCTGCAGCGCGCGCTGCTCTATATCGGCCAGAAGTACAAAGAAGACATCTCGATGGAGCAGAGTGCTGAATACGTGAATCTAAGCCCGTATTATTTCAGCAAATTGTTCAAGCAGCATACCGGTGAGAACTTCATTGATTATGTAACACGGCTGCGTATGGAAGAGGCCAAGAGACTGATCGGAGAACAGCGCCTCAGCTTGAAGGAGATTTGTTTTGAAGTCGGTTATAATGACCCG
- a CDS encoding sensor histidine kinase has product MTIRKKLFTVIPLLVLLLSSVSFFLFESGKTVQESYHLMMNRILLYKEVSYEVGENMRSMNRYIMQMDAESMPEVIKHLNNVKMLRAELDSLATIGPSDLPLVNYRNIIDTFIEQAEGMIAGIDDQDSGTMAGQYIEAERTERFIREEAQALVDLELEQYKPIYQEMMFTSERLNTLGILLVITMGALSILLALWLSKSITEPIRRLVATAKQISKGRMDTKAPESDSHDEISILCRAFNGMIDNIQRLMAENMDSLEKDRLVKELELKTLQSQINPHFLFNTLNSISKLAYIEGATRTSDLAVSVSRLLRYNLQKLDQAVPLREEVEHVTEYINIQKARFRDRIEFVMDIDERALDCMIPCLTLQPILENAFVHGIEQMEAGAMLKLGISYSEDSVEIEIRDNGIGMSEETAQMLLQSIREAAPRYGGRKGQSTGLGTHNVFKRLHLFFDGQERIEIDSAEGEGTAVLFTLPFRTAA; this is encoded by the coding sequence ATGACGATCCGCAAAAAGCTGTTTACCGTTATTCCGCTGCTGGTGCTTCTGCTGAGCTCGGTTTCTTTTTTCCTGTTCGAGAGCGGCAAGACGGTGCAGGAAAGCTATCATCTCATGATGAACCGAATTCTGTTATATAAAGAAGTTTCCTATGAGGTCGGGGAAAATATGCGGTCGATGAACCGCTATATTATGCAAATGGACGCGGAAAGCATGCCGGAGGTTATCAAGCATCTCAACAACGTAAAAATGCTGCGAGCGGAGCTGGACAGCCTGGCTACCATCGGTCCCAGCGATCTGCCGCTGGTCAACTACCGCAATATTATCGATACGTTTATCGAGCAGGCGGAAGGGATGATCGCCGGAATCGATGATCAGGATTCGGGCACAATGGCGGGGCAGTATATTGAAGCAGAGAGAACGGAGCGCTTCATTCGCGAGGAAGCCCAGGCGCTTGTCGACCTTGAACTGGAGCAGTACAAGCCGATCTATCAGGAGATGATGTTTACATCGGAGCGGTTGAATACGCTGGGCATTTTGCTCGTAATCACCATGGGGGCGCTCAGTATTCTGCTCGCCCTGTGGCTGTCGAAGAGCATTACGGAGCCGATCCGCCGCCTTGTGGCTACCGCGAAGCAGATTTCAAAGGGACGGATGGATACGAAGGCGCCGGAAAGCGACAGCCATGATGAAATCAGCATTCTCTGCCGCGCCTTTAACGGCATGATCGATAACATACAGCGGCTGATGGCGGAAAATATGGACAGTTTGGAGAAAGACCGTCTGGTCAAGGAACTGGAGCTGAAAACGCTGCAAAGCCAAATTAATCCGCATTTTCTGTTCAATACACTGAACTCGATTTCCAAGCTCGCCTACATCGAAGGAGCCACACGGACGAGCGATCTTGCTGTTTCCGTCTCGCGTCTGCTGCGATACAATTTACAGAAGCTGGATCAGGCGGTTCCGCTCCGTGAAGAGGTGGAGCATGTGACCGAATATATCAATATCCAGAAGGCGAGGTTCCGCGACCGGATCGAATTTGTAATGGACATTGACGAACGGGCGCTGGACTGCATGATCCCATGCCTGACGCTGCAGCCGATTCTTGAAAACGCATTCGTGCACGGCATCGAGCAGATGGAGGCGGGCGCGATGCTGAAACTCGGCATTAGTTATTCGGAAGACAGCGTGGAAATCGAAATTCGCGACAACGGCATCGGAATGAGCGAAGAGACGGCGCAAATGCTGCTCCAGTCCATTCGCGAGGCAGCGCCGCGTTATGGCGGCAGGAAAGGACAATCTACCGGTCTAGGTACGCATAATGTATTCAAAAGATTGCATTTATTCTTCGATGGGCAGGAGCGGATTGAGATTGACAGTGCAGAGGGGGAGGGTACTGCCGTGCTCTTTACCCTGCCGTTTCGTACAGCGGCTTAA
- a CDS encoding MerR family transcriptional regulator codes for MSEEIRRNMALFPIGIVMQLTDLTARQIRYYEQHQLIMPARTSGNQRLFSYNDVERLLEIKKLIERGANIAGIKQVMAPVVKESPETTVMTEDTEEKRKELTDSELYRRLKQELVTGNRRGQVSLIQGELSRFFKI; via the coding sequence GTGAGTGAGGAAATTCGCAGAAACATGGCTTTGTTTCCGATCGGTATCGTCATGCAGCTTACTGATTTGACAGCACGGCAGATTCGTTACTATGAGCAGCATCAGTTGATCATGCCGGCCCGTACCTCGGGGAACCAGCGTCTTTTCTCGTACAACGATGTGGAACGATTGCTGGAAATTAAGAAATTGATTGAACGGGGCGCTAATATAGCGGGAATTAAACAAGTCATGGCACCCGTAGTCAAGGAATCTCCGGAGACGACGGTCATGACGGAGGATACCGAAGAGAAACGGAAGGAACTGACGGATTCAGAGCTTTATCGCCGGCTGAAGCAGGAGCTGGTAACTGGGAACAGACGGGGTCAGGTTTCGCTGATCCAAGGAGAGTTATCCCGCTTTTTCAAAATCTAG
- a CDS encoding sugar-binding protein, whose protein sequence is MDKKWLAAAAVLIGLLTYLFIGFAHHSGKMSSIVRELQGHEGNGTQRYHIVLIEQERYHPYWEMVEKGAQQAAEEYGIDIEFVGAVRNNMDEQLNLLEKAIAARVDAIIVQGLNEEKFTPLIDKAVARGIPVVTIDTDAPDSNRLAYVGTDNLAAGESLGRLVVERTGGSGKIGVIIGSELAESQLQRLDGLKQVVEQYGGLEIVAVRSSNISHMEAIQQASEMLREHPEISIMVGTSATDALGMLQAAKSLKRDDLAIIGFDNQKETLAAIRSGGIQATVAQQPYLMGGTAVKLLYDHFQGRQLLPAYYTEVKVLDRSNVQEGESL, encoded by the coding sequence ATGGACAAAAAATGGCTGGCCGCCGCGGCGGTCTTGATCGGCTTACTTACATATCTGTTTATCGGCTTCGCGCATCATTCCGGGAAAATGAGCAGCATTGTGAGGGAATTGCAGGGACATGAGGGGAATGGGACACAGCGATATCATATCGTGCTCATTGAGCAGGAGCGCTATCATCCGTATTGGGAAATGGTAGAGAAGGGGGCGCAGCAAGCGGCGGAGGAGTATGGGATCGATATCGAATTTGTCGGGGCGGTCCGCAACAACATGGACGAGCAGTTGAATTTGCTGGAGAAGGCGATTGCCGCCCGCGTGGATGCGATTATTGTACAGGGGCTGAACGAGGAGAAGTTTACACCGCTAATTGATAAGGCGGTGGCGCGAGGCATACCGGTCGTTACGATAGATACGGATGCACCGGATAGCAACCGGCTGGCCTACGTCGGAACGGACAATTTGGCCGCAGGGGAGAGCTTGGGCCGCTTGGTCGTTGAAAGAACCGGCGGATCCGGCAAAATCGGCGTCATTATCGGCAGCGAACTTGCTGAGAGCCAGCTGCAGCGCCTGGACGGGCTGAAGCAGGTTGTAGAGCAGTACGGCGGTCTGGAGATTGTCGCTGTGCGCAGCTCCAACATCTCACATATGGAGGCGATTCAGCAGGCGTCGGAGATGCTGCGGGAGCATCCGGAAATCAGCATCATGGTTGGCACCAGTGCCACGGATGCGTTAGGGATGCTGCAAGCGGCCAAGAGCTTGAAGCGGGATGATCTGGCGATTATCGGCTTTGACAACCAGAAGGAGACGCTGGCTGCGATTCGCAGCGGGGGGATTCAAGCGACGGTGGCGCAGCAGCCCTACTTGATGGGCGGAACGGCGGTGAAGCTGCTATATGACCATTTCCAGGGAAGGCAGCTGCTTCCCGCATATTATACCGAGGTTAAAGTGCTGGATCGCAGCAACGTGCAGGAGGGAGAGAGCTTATGA
- a CDS encoding C1 family peptidase: MSEVRGLGLIPSPIDKRDILMSSILPEFSIPRQFVVENITPVRDQGPDGTCVGFACAVGMKESQEQKEHNKYIELSPRYLYQKCKEIDGIPEANGTYIRVAMEILYHIGVCEEIFWPYHPTQIGRPMPGADENAKNYKVKSYCNMGKSLDTMKRSLVVNGPFVIGVTVYDNWRNPEVGKTGKIPLPSGNILGGHALCVVGYDDDTQMFKFKNSWGDKWGDRGFGYLPYPYTEADTYFEAYGATDLIDDVEALVKAKEKVLQQMGENFKENAKPGDWGGEQKINYH; encoded by the coding sequence ATGTCTGAGGTTAGAGGATTAGGGTTAATTCCATCCCCAATAGATAAGCGGGATATTTTGATGTCATCTATTTTGCCGGAGTTTTCAATACCTCGACAGTTTGTGGTTGAGAATATCACGCCTGTCAGAGACCAAGGGCCGGACGGAACATGTGTAGGTTTTGCTTGTGCTGTAGGGATGAAGGAATCTCAGGAACAAAAGGAGCATAATAAATATATTGAGCTATCACCGAGATATCTGTATCAGAAATGCAAGGAAATTGATGGTATTCCTGAAGCGAATGGAACGTATATTCGGGTTGCCATGGAAATTTTATATCATATAGGGGTTTGCGAAGAAATATTTTGGCCATATCATCCAACACAAATTGGCCGACCAATGCCAGGGGCTGATGAAAACGCCAAGAACTATAAAGTGAAGTCATATTGTAATATGGGCAAATCGTTGGATACAATGAAGAGAAGTTTAGTTGTAAACGGCCCTTTTGTCATCGGTGTTACCGTATACGACAACTGGAGAAATCCCGAGGTAGGGAAAACAGGAAAAATACCATTGCCAAGTGGAAATATCCTGGGTGGTCATGCACTATGTGTTGTTGGCTACGACGACGACACACAAATGTTCAAATTTAAAAATTCTTGGGGGGATAAATGGGGAGACAGGGGCTTTGGTTATTTACCTTATCCATACACAGAAGCGGATACCTATTTCGAGGCGTATGGGGCAACGGATTTAATTGACGACGTTGAGGCGTTGGTAAAAGCCAAGGAAAAAGTGTTGCAACAAATGGGTGAAAATTTTAAAGAAAATGCAAAGCCTGGTGACTGGGGCGGAGAGCAAAAAATAAACTATCATTAA
- a CDS encoding protease inhibitor I42 family protein produces the protein MVIAIEEKDNGKVIRVKKGERLIISLPENASTGYTWLEEVGPVRNMLSLEKEEYDGNHSVIGAPSVRNWTFIAIKAGQGNIKFHYQRPWLEEAIKSFEVTVDIV, from the coding sequence ATGGTTATAGCCATTGAAGAAAAAGATAACGGAAAAGTGATCCGAGTAAAGAAGGGTGAAAGGCTTATAATTTCTTTGCCTGAAAATGCTTCAACAGGATATACATGGCTAGAAGAGGTTGGTCCTGTTAGAAATATGCTGAGCCTTGAAAAGGAAGAATATGATGGCAATCACTCCGTCATCGGGGCACCGAGTGTTCGAAATTGGACATTTATAGCCATTAAGGCCGGACAAGGTAACATAAAGTTTCATTATCAAAGACCTTGGCTGGAAGAGGCTATAAAAAGCTTTGAAGTCACCGTTGATATTGTTTAG
- a CDS encoding methionine gamma-lyase family protein, producing MAVFAEEIVAWLEEAEQQVASQFKVIDRIVDRNQWKVIEAFQRHQVSDYHFSGSTGYGYNDRGREVLDLVYADVFGAEAALVRPHFASGTHTIATALFGVLRPGDELLYISGTPYDTLHKVIGHPGDGTGSLQDFGIGYDEVALLENGEIDWESVRAKVTERTKVIGIQRSRGYDWRNSFTVAQIGEMVRQVKEIKPDCIVFVDNCYGEFAEELEPTQVGVDLMAGSLIKNPGGGLAETGGYICGRANLVELAAYRLTAPGIGAEVGAMLGTTRGIYQGLFLAPTTVGQAIKGSILAAAVFERAGFESRPSWNDTRTDLIQAISFSGPEHLIAFVQGIQRAAAVDGYVVPEAWDMPGYEHPVIMAAGTFIQGGSLELSADAPVREPYIAYMQGGLTYSHVKFGLLTALQTMKDRNLL from the coding sequence ATGGCAGTTTTTGCAGAAGAAATCGTAGCATGGCTGGAAGAAGCGGAGCAGCAGGTTGCTAGCCAGTTTAAGGTGATCGACCGCATCGTCGACCGGAACCAGTGGAAGGTGATCGAAGCGTTCCAGCGGCATCAGGTTAGTGATTATCATTTCTCCGGCTCCACAGGCTACGGTTATAATGATCGCGGGCGCGAAGTGCTTGATCTTGTGTATGCCGATGTATTCGGCGCCGAGGCGGCACTGGTGCGTCCGCATTTTGCGTCGGGCACGCATACGATCGCTACGGCGCTTTTTGGTGTGCTTCGCCCTGGCGATGAGCTGCTCTACATCTCGGGCACGCCGTATGACACCCTGCATAAAGTAATCGGTCATCCAGGCGATGGAACAGGGTCGCTGCAAGACTTTGGCATTGGCTATGACGAGGTGGCATTGCTAGAGAACGGAGAGATAGATTGGGAGAGTGTGCGCGCGAAGGTGACCGAACGGACGAAAGTGATCGGAATTCAGCGGTCCCGCGGCTATGATTGGCGCAACTCCTTTACGGTAGCCCAGATTGGCGAAATGGTTCGCCAGGTGAAGGAAATCAAACCGGACTGCATCGTCTTCGTCGATAACTGCTACGGCGAATTTGCCGAAGAGCTGGAACCAACGCAGGTTGGGGTCGACCTGATGGCGGGCTCTTTAATCAAAAATCCAGGCGGCGGCTTGGCGGAGACGGGAGGCTATATTTGCGGCCGCGCGAATTTGGTGGAGCTCGCCGCCTATCGCTTAACGGCGCCGGGCATCGGCGCGGAGGTAGGAGCCATGCTGGGAACGACGAGAGGCATCTACCAGGGATTGTTCCTCGCTCCTACGACGGTGGGACAGGCGATCAAGGGCAGCATTCTCGCCGCTGCCGTGTTCGAGCGTGCTGGGTTTGAGAGCCGTCCAAGCTGGAATGATACCCGGACTGATTTAATTCAAGCCATCTCCTTCAGCGGGCCTGAGCATCTGATTGCATTTGTGCAAGGAATTCAGCGCGCCGCCGCCGTGGACGGATACGTCGTGCCGGAAGCCTGGGACATGCCGGGCTACGAGCATCCGGTCATTATGGCCGCAGGCACCTTTATACAGGGAGGCAGCCTGGAATTATCGGCAGATGCGCCTGTACGGGAGCCTTATATCGCGTATATGCAGGGCGGACTCACTTATTCGCACGTGAAGTTCGGTCTATTGACGGCGCTGCAAACGATGAAGGATCGGAATTTGTTATAA